The Phoenix dactylifera cultivar Barhee BC4 unplaced genomic scaffold, palm_55x_up_171113_PBpolish2nd_filt_p 001077F, whole genome shotgun sequence genome segment gtcgataaacatttgaagatcttgtaattgaactaatttgtctatttggacatgtcgaatttgtctatttgaattatcaatttcttgtggatttattggaatttttgttaatcataggccttgcatgatctttagggcactgctctagggctcatgcggccggtcgcgtaccggacccgggtgctgggttcggggcgtgatacTTTTCCCCCTTTATTAAAGTTTTTCTTTATTCTGTTTTCTCCCCAAAACCCCCAGACGGAGGGTTAGTGACGGATAGCATCTGGGTTGAGAGAGGGAAGGAGATATGGCTGAGTTTCTGGATGCCAAAGTCGTCTTTCAGCTTACCAACCTTCTCGTACAAGAAGCTGCTTTTTTGCGTGGGGTGAGAGATCAGGTCGAATGGGTGAAAACACAGctgcagctattgcaagtttTCCTCAAAGTTGCCGAGtccaggaggaggaggggagacgAAAGAGTGGAGATCTGGATAAGGCAGATGAGCGGTGTAGCATATGAAATAGAAGACGTCATAGGCACCATCAAGTACATGGGCGAGAGGCGACACCAAAGGAGAGGCTTCATGGGCACCATGTCAAGGTACTCTCACAAACCTCGTGAATTGATTACCCTACATGAAATTGGTGGTAAACttgaaaaaataaaggaaaagatcCGTGGTATCTCTGAGAGCAGAGCCACATATGGCATTGCTAATCTAGGTAAAAGTAGTGCAGTGGATCAAAGTGGGCAATCACTCAGAGAATCCTCTCCtcactctgatgatgatgacatTGATGTTATAGGCTTCGAGAATGATAAGAAAGAATTAATGTGTTGATTGCTTGATCGGAATGAGAAAGCACGATGTGTAATTTCTATAGTGGGTATGGGTGGGCTAGGCAAGACCACCCTGGCAATAAAAGTGTATAATAACCCTGCAATTAAAAAACATTTCGATACCTTTGCTTGGGTTTCAGTTTCTCAGAGCTACCGAGGTATCGAGCTAATGAAGGACATCCTGCAAAAAGTAAAGGGAATCAAACAGAGGAAAGGAGACTTGGAGCAAATGGATGAACAAGAAGTGAGAGAGAAGCTCCGTGATTTCCTAAGAGACACAAAGTATTTGGTCGTGTTGGATGATGTATGGGGTGTTGATGTTTGGAGACAAATGCAGCGAGTCTTTCCTGATCAGAACAAAGGTAGCAGAATACTGCTTACTACACGCAACATTGAGGTTGCAAGAGATGCCCAGCCATGGATTCCTCCACATGAACTGCAGCTTTTAGATGACACGGAGAGCTGGCAACTCTTTTGTAGGAAGGCATTTCCACCAAATCAAGATGTCCCAACTGAGTTGGAGGCATTGGCCCATAAGCTTGCAAAGAAGTGTGGTGGACTTCCTCTTGCACTGGTGGTGTTAGGGGGCCTTATGTCAAGGAAAGATCCTAGCTACGATACGTGGTTGAAATAGCTCAGAGCATGAACTGGGCATCTACTAGAGATGGGAGGGAATGCCACAATATATTGGGTTTAAGTTACAATGACTTGCCATATCCGTTAAAACCATGTTTTCTATACATCGCTGCATTTCCAGAGGACTCCATTATCTCTCTCTCCAAATTAGTTAGGTTGTGGGTCGCCGAAGGTTTCATACTGCAAGAGCAGCGACAGACAATGGAAGACACTGCAAGGGATTGGTTGGAAGAGTTGGTGCAGAGGTGCTTGATCCAGGTTGCCCAGAGAAGCAAGGCTCGTGGGCGGGTTAGCAACATACGCATCCATGATCTGTGGCGCGACTATGGCCTTGAAAAAGCCAAAATGGATGAATTTCTTCATGTTTGCAGTAGTGACGACATGGCAGGATCTAATGGTATATCGACTCACCGTGCAGCTTTCTACAATCGTATAAATGACGAGGTTGCTGTTTCCTCACCGCGTCTCCGCAGTTTGCTGGGCTTCAGTTTAATTTTGACTAATGTGGGAAGATCTTTGAATGGGTTAAATTTATTAAGGGTGCTGGATCTGGAGGGTGCAGAGGATTTGGAAGAGTTACCGAAGCAGATCGGCAGCATGATTCATCTACGATACCTGGGATTCAGATACACTGATTTGAAGAGGCTGCCATCCTCCATCCGACATCTCCTGAATCTGCAGACACTGGATGTGAGAGGCACAAAAATTTATTCGCTTCCGAAATCATTTTGGAAAATTCGGACGCTGAGGCacgtatatattaatatatatatgtttctaAGCGCACCGATAACTGTGGATCACAAGAACTTCCAGACTCTGGAAATTAGGGAGTTTGAATTTGATATGGATGTTACGGAGATCGTCTGTTCACTAGGCATAAGATTCAACAAAAATTGTATTGCTACACCGAGCTTTACAAGAGAGGCGATTGACAAAGCATGTGAGAGAATGTTTGCAAAATCACTCGGAAAAGCACTCGAGCAAATGGACAGTCTTGTGTCATTGGCTTTGATTTTGCCCGAACGTATAATCTCTGGGGATGTCTTTTTCGCTCGTGCACCAAACCTGCACCAACTCCGTTCATTGACACTGGATGGATGGTTGGTATTTAAACAACAGCAGCAGCTCCCAGACAACAATCAATTCCCTCCAAACCTCACCAAGCTCATATTAAGAGAATCTGGATTGGAGCAAGACCCAATGCCGGTGCTCCAGACGCTACCAAACCTCAGGCTTCTTGAATTGAATCGGAATTCATATCTTGGGAAGATCATGTCATGTTCTTCTGTTGGTGGCTTTCCTCAACGACTGCAGCACTTGATATTATTGGAACTCCTAAATTTAGAGGAATGGATAGTGGAGGTTGGGGCGATGCCCatgttggacatactcggccgctgtgcgggccatacccgcggggtccctgagcagcacagggagggtcactgtcagcatgtcctgccgcctgccaacggcgatggcctggttagtaggtgggtcataccgagggtctctgaacccatggcgaggccaggtcggagtccgaggttgggcgaggccttggtcggagtcgactcgtggcgctgcctttggtggggtttaaggaaatagagttgcgccttcactaacaccggtcggttttggtgtaatggtagcgcttgatcctgacaattggtatcagagccagaggtctcgagttcgaaacccaggcatcgcattggggggggggaatgttggacatactcggccgctgtgcgggccatacccgcggggtccctgagcagcacagggagggtcactgtcagcatgtcctgccgcctgccaacggcgatggcctggttagtaggtgggtcataccgagggtccctgaacccatggcgaggccaggtcagagtccggggttgggcgaggccttggtcggagtcgactcatggcgctgcctttggtggggtttaaggaaatagagttgcgccttcactaacaccggtcggttttggtgtaatggtagcgcttgatcctgacaattgggcgaggccttggtcggagtcgactcgtggcgctgcctttggtggggtttaaggaaatagagttgcgccttcactaacaccggtcggttttcacaaatcaaacaattgtaataattattttaaaacccaattcaccccccctcttgggttgtctatctgggcaacaagtagtatcagagccggaactcttttacccaaagagtaaaagatcaaaatgacaaccccatttggatcttcccacattgagggccagtccacccaaagacccccattctttaatggatccgactactcatattggaaggctaggatgagaatatttatccaagtccaaaactatgagatgtggaccattatactaaatggaccatacatcccatccatctatttagagggtgtcactgtacccaaacttaaaaaggattgggatgacaatgactttaggaaggcacaactcaatgccaaagcaatgaatgtgctctactgtgcattagatagaaatgaattcaatagagtctctacttgcaattctgcaaaagagatttgggatagacttgaagtgacccatgagggcatgaatcaagtcaaagaatccaaaataaatatattagttcataagtatgaattatttaagatggattctaatgaaacaatcacttgcatgttcactagattaattgatattgtcaatgacctaaaaagccttggcaaaaattatactaacagtgagcttgtcaggaagattcttcgctgtctaccaaggtcatgggaagccaaggtgacggcaatccaagaagccaaggacttgaacaagcttccacttgaggagcttcttggatccctaatgacgcacgagctcacaatgaaacaacacagcaaagaagagtcctcccacaagaaaaaggtaatagccctcaaatctgtttctactaataaagacttatcttgcagcagcaacagtgaagaggaagacaatgagggagatgatgatgaggctcttctcgtgcgtaagttcagaaaattcatcaaccgtaagaagacctttcatcaaaggagaggctccTCAAGtttctatcacaaggataaaggtaagaaaagaaaaaatgagggaatcggatgttacgaatgtaagaagccgggacacttcagagcagattgtcctttgctcaagaaggccagcaagtacaagaaaaagaaggtcctcgtctccaccctatcggactccgatacatcttcatcatcatcggatgaggaacaagaagaaaaggccaatctgtgctttatggcaaacaaaaatgaggtaacatttgAAACGcacttagattttacctttgatgagttatatgatgcgtttaatgagttaatggatgaatataagacaattagccttaagaataaagagctaaaactaaccaatcaatctcacctccataaatacgataaattagttaaggataaggattttatcaccaaagaaaatttagaacttaagacaagcaaccaactcttaattcaaaaaactaataccttgagtaaagataacgaaaaactagccaagaaaatttctgaacttaaaaaggataatcTAACTATTGGAAGTAACttcacaaaagacttagatgatctaaaaacagaaaaacaaaaattgacactagaacttgaaaagtacaagccgtttgtagaaaaatttacatatagctcagaaaaattagagatgatacttaatagtcaacgagctgtattcaatagagctggtttagggtataaacctaaaaataagcaaaaactccttagtaatttctttgttaaagcaggggagagtaaaattaagaaaataacatgtttttgctgtggaacattaggacacaaagcaaatgtatgtgattatagaaaagaaaaaactaaaaaaaaaaattaaaaggatttgggttccaaaaggaaccaacattactaaccatgaaggacccaagaaaacttgggtacctaaaattgtatgatttgcttgtgtaggagtgtcttgcagccaaggtcgacaaaaattgttggtacttagatagtggttgctcaagacatatgacgggtgacaaggattaattcttcacccttgaagctaagaagggaggtgctgtgacttttggagacaataaccaaggtcgcatcattggtataggtaaagtacaaattaccccttcaatctttattgataatgttcgatatgttgatggtcttaagcataatttacttagcattagtcaattgtgtgatagaggttttgatgttttgttcaaaccatcgctatgcatcataaccaactcaaatgacaatagtttagtttttaaaggaataagatgtgggaatgtatatgttgtagaccttgaggatcttgccaaacataacccatgtttagttgttaatgaaactaaggataatgatgctagtaggttatggcaccgtaagttaggtcatgcaagcatggacacaatatcaaaactagttaaaagagattccgtgataggtttgccaaaactaaagtttgaaaagaataaaatatgtgaagcatgtcaatttggcaaacaatcaaggaactcctttaaatctataaattgtgtctctacctctagacctctagaactactacacatggatctattcggaccaactagaaccacaagtctaggtggaaataaatatggtctagttattgtagatgatcattctagatacacttgggtcatgttcttagctcataaggatcaagcattttcatttttcaagaaatttcataaagaagtaacaaatgctagagatacttcagtcatagctattagaagtgaccatggaaccgaatttgaaaatcacttatttgatgagttttgtagtaaaaaggggataactcataatttttctgcacctaggacaccacaacaaaatggagttgtggaaagaaaaaatagaactctagaggaaatggctagaaccatattatgtgaaagtaacctccctaagtacttttggggagaagccatcaatacctcatgtcatatattaaatagagttttattgagacccattataaagaaaacaccttatgaactttggaaaaacagaaaaccaaaagtgaactattttcatgtctttggatgtaggtattttgttcataattatgggaaagataatctagaaaaatttgactctaaatctgatgagggtatattcttggggtactctacaactagtaaagcctatagagtctttaataaaagaaccctagttatagaagaatccatacatgttgtttttgatgattctagtgatatctcttctagcaagagagttaattttgataatgatgctgaaattcttgaggaaaagattgatgagatgacattacaagatgatgaacaaaaattagttggaaatgcatcatcaagccaagaggctatgatggatcatgggctgactaaggcttggaggtatgctcacgggcatcctaaagaattgattttagatgatccatctcaacctgttaggactagagcatctcttaggaacttaaataatcatctagcttttgtctcacattttgagcccaaacacatagaagaagctgaaaaagatgtaaattggataaatgcaatgcaagaagaattaaactaatttattagaaacaaggtatggaatctagttgaacgaccttctgaatattcaattataggtaccaaatggatatataaaaataaacttgatgaaaatggaattgtaataagaaataaggctagactagtagcaaaagggtataatcaagaagaaggtatagattttgatgaaacctttgctcctgtagctagactcgaggcaattagattattattagcatttgcatgctctaaggacttcaaattatttcaaatggatgtaaaaagtgcatttttaaatgggtatattaatgaggaggtgtatgtagaacaacctcctgattttgaaaatcatcaatatcctaatcatgtgtataaactgaacaaagcactttatggtttgaaacaagcacctagagcatggtatgaaagacttagcaaatttttaCTAGAACATGCGTTCTCTAGGGAAAatatagatacaacactgtttcttaagaagaaaaacaaagatatgttagtagtgcagatttatgttgatgatattattttcggtgctactaacaatcgcctctgcgaagaatttgctgacttgatgcagagtgagtttgagatgagcatgatgggagagctgaattatttcctcgggcttcaaatcaaacaatctgaagaagggatcttcatcaatcaagccaaatacatcaaggagatgcttaagaagtttgatatggagggaaacaagtcaatcagcatacccatgagctcatcatgcaaattagaccaagatgaatcaggtaaatctatagatcaaaagttatatagaggtatgataggatctttattgtatctcactgcaagtagacctgatatcatgtttagtgtatgcatgtgtgctagatatcagtctaatcctaaggaatctcatctaattgcagtcaagagaatctttaaatacataataggaacaaagaatataggtttatggtattctaaagaatctagcctgaacttaataggatacacagattcagactttgctggttgtaaacttgatagaaaaagcaccagcggatcatgtcaatttttaggagaaaatttaatctcatggttcagcaagaaacaaaactcggttgcattatctactgctgaagctgaatatgttgcagccgggagttgttgtgctcaaatcatgtggattaaacaacaacttgaagactatggcattaaacaagataaaattctcattaattgtgataatacaagtgccattaatctaactaaaaatccaattcagcattcaagaactaaacatattgagataagacatcacttcataagagatcatgtactgaatggtgatgtgacacttcaatttgtttgcactgatgatcaattagctgatatcttcacaaaatccttgagtgaagagagatttagtgtgcttaggagaggattaggagtgattgatccatcctagtgatgttctcttctatttcattgattttgatgattagattgtgttaaatatggagtttctcatctataatcatcaaatcagatcataacttagtaattgtcccttggttggtacgaaaatagcatgatttttaggtgcgtgccagagttcgagtcgactcgagtaagtttcagagtcggctcataagggGGAGTCaactcgcacatagacgggagtcgactcgaggtcgatgacagcataggaggagtcgactcgagacttacaggagtcgactcgcagtcgggatccggatttttaaccctaatccaagcgtttaatcaaaacttctattcaccgccgccactattcataaaccctagagccgtctcctacgTCGTCTCCGACCGTCCTTAGGGCTTTTCCGTCGACCCTCTTCCGTCCCTTAGGTTTCATTCCTCTTCCCTAGGTCAAGAATGCCTCGTAAATCGGTTGTCtcgagccggaagaggccccaacccgcgaccggtgccgagcgacggtccaaagctcggaacgatcccgtgaggccacaacctccggttcgttccccgccgagggcggttccttCGCGACCGTGCACCGGGAAGGCgatctccaccgggagatacgtcaactttgactatctctcccggaatggcttcaccataggagagaggttaagggcccaaggtttagagttcttttgttccttagatctccccacatacccaggaCTAGTTAGAAAGTTCTATGGTACAGTGTCTAGGGGCAATGGGGGGATAGAGGGAACCATAGCAGGTGTCCCATTATTTATTTTGGAGGATTTCGTtgctcaaatcctccatcttccccaagtaggggtatctcccactcatcccgaggataggactgaggcccttacggccattttagggagtccaccccagtcccccctagatgaggtgtccgctagctcactttcagttgagatgcggctcctcctgagcattATTTCTAGGATACTATTCCCTAGAACCGGCCGTTTTgactttgtgtctgagagggacctagcccttatgttctacctccttcaggatactccaataaacttccccaaactcatctacaaatacctatgtgagccactagacagacctaggctcacccttccttatgggatgctgtacactcttatctttagggagtctgagatccccattcctgagggggaaccctctcgtgcactgcgatggacagatcgcatggatgagggaaccctacacaggatgggatttcataaggtagaggaaAACTGGGTTAGgaaaccatcctcctccacacTTACCACTAGacgctcccccagtcctgatctAGATTCAGACTTTCCTatctttccctccacctcagctcccaccacctcagccggaccctcctccttagctccacccactcagccgatggagcttcggatttctcctgagcagctccgggagttgcggcaggagattgttcgggatcttcgggacgacctgctgagggagctccgaggtccagcccctgcaccttcttctgcattggttccctccctatcaaccgtgaccgagatgacggctcatctgagggaggagatcttcaatatcagaagcctgatacaagcccagttctccaacatgagcgatgtcacaagcaacacacggaagatgcgagatgacatccgacacgataTGGGCACTACTAGTCAggaggccgagcgcttggcaaacgtgttgatcgccaagctggacacactccaggagagtgtgacgGAGCTCTCCTCGATTCACAGCAGAGCTACCTCGGCGATTATCACACAGTTAGGGCACGTCACCGATGCGGTCACCATACTCATGGAACAGTCCAGACTGCCCAAgggagccgcatcctcctccaagaagccctagctcatttattgtattttgacatgtatttactgctttacttattgtattcacaaatgtacttacatatacatcaatacaatgagtagacaattttcttcaatattgtgcacattgatctctacttgcttgtgtgttctgcttacttcctttttgatgcaatgacaaaaagggggagaaatatatttaatagatatgtaaaaggaatcaatgaaaatcaataaaaagaaaatttttataacACACAAGAATTTGTTcctagtggattcgatacctcgaggcttattatctctctgttggggctcctaatggagtaatctccagaatctattcaagagatattcggagattagttgaatcatacttaagaacaaattggcagattttttctCTAGAAACCAAAAACTTAAGtccaaaagcttcaatacactaaaagaaaattctgagattcaaaacagagttgaatgcatgtgttgagggggagaatctgaattttttaagaaagcaaaatcattaaaaatatataagccaaacaattgattgcatgatatgaaggcttatataatttcaaatgaaagggggagccttaacttcaaaatttattatttcacacctttcaagtttggataaattaaaataactagacacttgaattcatgttcaaattttactataatttttcttgtttgttgagcaattcactttacatatactcaatattttatcatcatcaaaaagggggagattgtggagtgattgattataaccctatttgattttgatgagctcaaagtatttgagtatatcttgtgtttactaatgaattcaatctagtgtttcagtgatatctctgtaaatttatggttaagtgtctctagatttggttcaagacaatttggataagttaagaagcctatatgaaccaaagtctgagactcaagtcgactccgggatattacgagtcgactccaagcgtat includes the following:
- the LOC103697870 gene encoding LOW QUALITY PROTEIN: probable disease resistance protein At1g58602 (The sequence of the model RefSeq protein was modified relative to this genomic sequence to represent the inferred CDS: inserted 1 base in 1 codon) is translated as LLDRNEKARCVISIVGMGGLGKTTLAIKVYNNPAIKKHFDTFAWVSVSQSYRGIELMKDILQKVKGIKQRKGDLEQMDEQEVREKLRDFLRDTKYLVVLDDVWGVDVWRQMQRVFPDQNKGSRILLTTRNIEVARDAQPWIPPHELQLLDDTESWQLFCRKAFPPNQDVPTELEALAHKLAKKCGGLPLALVVLGGLMSRKDPSYDTWXEIAQSMNWASTRDGRECHNILGLSYNDLPYPLKPCFLYIAAFPEDSIISLSKLVRLWVAEGFILQEQRQTMEDTARDWLEELVQRCLIQVAQRSKARGRVSNIRIHDLWRDYGLEKAKMDEFLHVCSSDDMAGSNGISTHRAAFYNRINDEVAVSSPRLRSLLGFSLILTNVGRSLNGLNLLRVLDLEGAEDLEELPKQIGSMIHLRYLGFRYTDLKRLPSSIRHLLNLQTLDVRGTKIYSLPKSFWKIRTLRHVYINIYMFLSAPITVDHKNFQTLEIREFEFDMDVTEIVCSLGIRFNKNCIATPSFTREAIDKACERMFAKSLGKALEQMDSLVSLALILPERIISGDVFFARAPNLHQLRSLTLDGWLVFKQQQQLPDNNQFPPNLTKLILRESGLEQDPMPVLQTLPNLRLLELNRNSYLGKIMSCSSVGGFPQRLQHLILLELLNLEEWIVELLSVLFVGK